The following nucleotide sequence is from Vicingaceae bacterium.
TAAATTTTCATAACAAAGCACAACCCGAGAATGAAAAAGCACTTAATTTTTTTCATGAATTCTTTTTTAATAGATCTCTTATTTCGGTCAACAACAATTCTTCTTTGGAAGGCGCAGGCGGAGAAGCCGGTTTGGCTTCTTCTTTTTTTCTCATTGCATTAATAGCTTTAACAAATAGAAACATCACAAAAGCCACTAACAAAAATTCTATCAATACGCTTAAAAACTCACCGTATTTCACCGACACTTCTTCGGCAATAATCTTACCGGATTCGTCTGTTTGTGCTTGTTTAACCACCCATTTCCAATCACTCATATCTTTTCCCTGAAGCAATCCTACCAAAGGCATGACCATCCCTTTGATAAATGATCCTGAAAGTTTGGTGAAGGCCGCTCCCATAACAAACCCAACAGCCATATCAATCAAATTGCCTTTAAATGCAAACTCTTTGAATTCTTTTAAAAACCCCATGTTTAAAACAACTTTTTAAATTGATAAAAGTATCTTTAACTTTGTGGCAAAACTAATGAATGTTAGGCAAAATACAAATATTGCCCGAAACAGTTGCCAATCAAATTGCTGCAGGTGAAGTGGTGCAAAGACCGGCTTCGGTAGTAAAAGAATTATTGGAAAATTCTATCGATGCCGGCTCCAATCATATAGAACTCAATGTAAAAGATTCGGGAAAAACACTGATTCAGGTAATAGACAACGGAGAGGGAATGTCAAGGGCTGACGCCCGTTTATGTTTCGAACGTCATGCCACCTCTAAAATAACCAACAGTGAAGATCTTTTTCACATACACACAAAAGGATTCCGCGGAGAAGCTATGGCCTCTATTGCATCTGTAGCCCAGGTGGAGTTGTTTACTAAAACAGAAGAAGAAAACACCGGTACTTACATTGAAATCCACGGAGGCAAATTAATTAAAGAAGAACCTGTAGCTTGGAACAAAGGCACTTGTGTGAATGTAAAAAACCTTTTTTTTAACGTACCGGCACGCAGAAAGTTTCTTGGTTCTGATTCTTACGAATGGAAAATGATCATGCAGGAAGTGATAAGAATTGCCCTTGCCCATCCTGATATCAGGTTTACTGTCACTCACAACAAACAACCTGTAGCCGATTATATGCCCGGTCAATTGAAACAACGAATTATTGCCATCTTTGGAGAAAAAATAAATGAAAAACTTGTACCGGTCAACACTCAAACCGACATTATTTCCATCACCGGATTTATAGGAAAACCCGAATACAGCAAAAAACACCGTACTGAGCAATTCTTTTTTGCCAACCAACGTTATATCCGATATCCCTTTTTGCACCATGCTGTCATGGATGCTTATGAAGATTTGCTGCCATCAGGCGAAAACCCTGCATATTTTATTTTTTTAAATTGTGACCCATCAAAAATAGATGTCAATATTCATCCCACCAAAACAGAAGTGAAATTTGAAGATGAAAAAGCCATCTATCAAATACTCAAAACCACGGTACGCCAATCGCTTGGAAAATTTCAAATCGCACCAAGTTTGGATTTTGACCGTGAGAGAATTTTCGACGATCTTGAACTCTCACCACAAAAAATAAAAGTTCCACGTATTTCGTTCAACCCTGATTACAATCCATTTAAAACCCCAACGGTTCATTCCAATGAAAAATCCAACGGAAGCCAATTTCCCAAACGAGCTGATACAAAACAACAACCATCTTTCGATCAAATCCGTTCGTTTTATGACGTGCCCGACCCGGCTGCCTCTCCCTCGGATAAGCTCATCGAATTGCCGTCGGAACAAAACACCGATGATTTTCTCGTTTACCGTCATCAATATATTCTCTTTATTTTAAACGGCAACCTGATAGCCATAGACCGCTTCAAAGCCCATGTAAGAGTTATTTATGAAAAAATTATCCAATCACTGGCAAGCAACGAAGTATCGACTCAAAAATTATTGCTTCCCGACACATTCGAATTAAGCGACATTGAATTGATTCATTTGCAAGATGCCAATGAATGGCTGCAAAGAATAGGATTCGAAATCGAGTCCTTTGGTCCAAGAACATTTGCCATACATGGAGTACCTTCATTTATGACTCACAGCAATTATGCCTCCATTATCAAAGATGTATTAAAAGAATTTAACATTAAAGACCAAAAAGAATTAAAAATCGGTCACCAAATTGCCTTACTTTTGGCCCAAAAAACTGCCGTGCGGAACGGAACTCCTCTGAAAAAAGAAGAAAATCAAATGATCTTGCAACAATGGCTGGCTTGTGAAGAACCTTTGATTTATCCGGGAGGTGGTAGTACGGTGGCCGAAATTCAAATTAAAAACTAAATTTATGTTTAGCAGTACCCCGCCTGTTGTAAAAAACCTTTTGATTATCAACATTCTTGTTTTTTTGGCTGCCAATATTTTACCTTCTACCTTGCATATTCCGTTAGACAATTATTTGGCATTGTATTATTGGGAATCTAATCATTTTCAACCTTATCAGTTGGTTACCCATTTTTTTACCCACACATATTTTTTTCATTTGTTTTTTAACATGTTTGCCTTATGGATGTTTGGACGGATTTTGGAAACTGTCTGGGGAGGGAAAGAATTTTTGATGTATTATTTTATTACGGCTCTTTCCGGAGCTTTGATTTATCTTGGTTATCAAACCTGGATTTATTCGGAAATGTGGAATTTGATTGCTCAATTTCACAACACACCTTCCATTGAGCTGTTTGAGCAATTTCTCGACAAATATGCCCCTCTTAAAATCATTAATCCCGAAGCTGCCGCCCAAATTCAATCCATGCTTACCGATTGGGCAAAAAATCCGGCACAATTTTCAGGACAAAATGATTTGTATGAGTTTATGCAAATGTATTATCACTATCGCATCGACACTCCTATGATTGGTGCTTCCGGAGCCGTGTTTGGAATTTTGCTTGCTTTTGGTTGGCTGTTTCCCAACACAGAATTAATGCTGTTGATCCCTCCCATTCCTTTGAAAGCAAAGTATTTTGTGATAATATACGGAGCCATTGAGCTATATGCCGGCATCAATTACAATCCCGGCGACAATGTTGCACACTTTGCCCATATCGGAGGTATGTTAGGAGGATTTGTTTATTTGTATATCCGAAAAAAATTCAAAGGTACTTTATATTAAATGACGCCATTCATGCAACCGGTTCAATGGAATATGTTGTTAAAATTGATCGTTGTCAATGCTGTGTTTTTTCTTGCCACTGCCATATTGAGATTTATACATACCGGACTTTACACACTTGTCATCGACCATCTGATGGTTTCAAACGATTTCGACAGATGGTATTCATTACCCTTTGCACTTTTTTCCTATAGTTTTTTGCATTTCGAATTTTGGCATTTTTTCTTTAACATGCTCGTCTTATTTTTTACAGGTCAAATTTTTACAAGCTTTTTGGGAGAAAACCGTTTATTGACGCTTTATCTGTTTGGATCTTTTGCAGGTGGATTATTTTTTCTGTTGACAGCATTATTTTTTGATACCTCGGATACTGTATTTTTGGCAGGTGCATCAAGTGCCGTCATTGCCATTCTTGTAGCTACCACCATTTACAGTCCCAACCTCCCGGTTTATTTGTTTTTTATAGGTCCTTTCCCCTTAAAATATGTCACACTTTTTTATGTATTGTTATTGATTTTTGGACAACCCGGATGGTCTCTTTCACAAACAGCCCACATAGGAGGAATCTTTGCCGGGTGGGCCTATGTAAAATGGTTCAATCTTTTTGTTTGGAATGATATCATCACGCTACACAATTTTAAATTCTTTAAACCAAAGCCCAAAATGAAAATTTATGATCCCCAACGTGAAGCTCAAAACGAAGAAAAAATTAATGCCATTTTGGATAAAATATCACGTTATGGTTACGAAAGTTTGACTAAACAAGAAAAAGATTTTCTTTTTAAGCATAGTAAAAATCGCAAATGATGTATTGGATATTTTTTACTTCTATCATCATTCTTAATTTACTTATCGATGCCATCTTTTTTTATGTTATCAAAAAATCTTCCTGGCCATCAACAAAATCCTTCTTGTATAATTTCATTCTTTTTCTAAGTGCCGGCGGGTATATTTTGATGTCATATTTACTTTTATCCTATTGGCTGAAATTTTATCCTTACAAATTGCTCCGCAACCATTTGGCATTTTTTTATTTGGCCTGTCAACTATCTAAAATCATCTTTTTGACAGGATATTTTCTGATTTACATATCAGGACAAATAAAAAAATCATTCTACCGCTCCCCCGTTTATAATCCCTCAAGAAGGGAGTTTATCTCAAAGGTTTCTCTGATGGCGGCATCTTTGCCATTCTCCACTTTATCATTTTCTATCATTAAGCCATTCAGCAATAAAATTTTTCATGAAACTCTATATTTTGACAATTTGCCGGAGGCATTCGAAGGATTTAAAATCATACAAATTTCCGATCTGCATTTAGGCAGTTTTTTGTCACAAGAACCTATTCTACAACTTACCCGTAGCATGAAAAACCTGCAAGCAGACATTGTGGTGTTTACCGGCGATCTGGTGAACGAAATTGCAGAAGAAGCTCTGGACTTTTTACCCGTTTTAAAACAAATTACATCCTTGCCTGTTTATGCTATTCTCGGCAACCATGATTATGGCGATTACTTCTATGGAAAAGATGATTTAACCGGCAAATTGCACAATATGCAATTAATGGAGGAGATTTATCAAACGCTTGGTTGGCGGTTGTTGAAAAACGAACATGTGTTGATCGAAAAGGCCACCGATAAGATTGCTTTGATTGGAGTTGAAAATTGGGGATATCATGCTCGATTTCAAAAATATGGCGATATAGAAAAAGCCACCAACAATTTAGATTTAGATAAATATTTCACTATTTTGCTAACGCACGACCCGACCCATTTCGAACATGTGGTAGAAAAACAAAAATTAAATATTCCTCTTACGCTTAGCGGCCACACACACGGTATGCAAATGGGTATTAGAACCAAAAACTTCCGCTGGAGCCCATCTGCCGGCATTTACAAATATTGGGGCGGATTATATGAAAATGAAAATGCCCAAAAAATTTATGTCAATACGGGGTATGGTTATATTGGCATGCCGGCCAGAATAGGTATCAATCCTGAAATAACCTTAATCGAACTCAGGAAGAAAAAATAATTGCAAGCGATTGATTTTGCCGGGGAATTTAGCCAATCATATTTTTTGGATTTTTCTCACAAACTAAAAAAATATTTATTACTTTTGCAGTCCTAAAAAAATAAATACGTTATGAAAAAAGGTATTCATCCGGAAAATTATCGTTTGGTAGTATTTAAAGATATGAGCAACGACTATGCTTTTTTAACCCGTTCTACTGCTCAATCTAAAGAAACCATCGTCTGGGAAGACGGCAACGAATATCCATTGATAAAAGTGGAAATTTCCCATAAATCCCACCCATTCTACACCGGTAAAATGCAATTTGTCGATACTGCCGGAAGAATCGATAAGTTTAAAAAACGTTACGAAAGACATCAAAAATAATTCTTTGACTCGTCTTATTTTGAGAAGCATTTATCATCAGATAAATGCTTTTTTTGTTTTATTTGCATTGCTATGAAAAATATCCAAAACTTAATATTTACCGATTTCTATCATAAGGATTTTTTGCCTTTGACATTTTTCAAACCTTTTGCCGAATTGCGTTCCGGCATTTTCACCTTTCGCCAACGTTGGGAATTATTGACCAATTTAAAGACAACCGGATATTTTACAGAAAATTATCTATTGCCTTTGTATAACTCGCCCTCGCCCGGTATTTCCCTGATAATAAACCCCAATATTGTCCCTACACAAAAGTTGATTGAAAAAATTTTGCAAATCAATACTGGTGAATCATTATGGATGGGAGATCTTTTTATCGCTGCGCTCACCAATGATATTCCCGTTGATTGGTCTGATGTACAAGGATATTTAAAACAAAACACATCCCCCTCTCAAATAAGCAATACATTTGAAATTGAATGTTTCACCAGACCTTGGGAACTGTTTCTTTGGAACCAAAAAATGTTTGCTATAGATATAAATCTTCTTCCTGAAGATTTTGTTTTGGTAAATGAAATACCCGGAGTTTTTATAAAAGGCGCGGGAATATACATGCATCCCTCTGCCATCATACAACCGGGAACGGTCATCAACGCAACTTCCGGTCCGGTTATATTGGACAAACATTCCGAGATAATGGAAGGATGTATGATTCGCGGACCCTTTTATTTGGGCGAACATGCCCAATTGAAAATGGGAGCGAAAATATATGGGCCAACAACCATAGGACCCTATTGCAAGGTAGGAGGCGAAGTAAACAACAGCATTTTTACCGCTTATAGCAACAAAGCACATGACGGTTTTATCGGAAACTCCGTGATTGGCGAATGGGTCAATTTAGGAGCCGACACCAACAATTCCAATCTTAAGAACAATTACAGTGAAATAACCGTATGGAGCTATAAAGAAAACGGATGGATCAACACAGGACTGCAGTTTTGTGGCTTAATCATGGGCGACCATGCCAAATCGGCCATTAACACACAGTTTAATACCGGTACCGTTTGCGGCCCCTTTGCCAATATCTTTATGCCGGGCTTTCCGCCAAAACATATTCCCGCTTTTTCTTGGGGCGGCCACCGTTCCAATAAATTTCAACTTGACAAAGCCATAGAAATGATTCACCGGGTCATGGAACGACGCCAAGTGAAACCCACTGAAGAATATCTCATGATTGTTGAACATGTTTACCAACATCTTACCTGACATTTTTTCATCTTTTGCTCTTTGGCAAGCTTATTGAACAATTATTTAGCTCAATCTAAAAACATTTGCTCATGAATGCAGACAACTTTTTTATTCCCAACATATTAGACGAAGAAGTAGAGTTTGTTCCTTTAATGACGGAGGACGACGAAGAAAAAATGAACAATGAAGAGGTGCCTCAAACCCTGCCAATTTTACCTCTTCGCAATACCGTACTTTTCCCCGGCATCGTCATACCGATCACCGTAGGGCGTGACAAAAGTATTCATCTCATTAAAGATGCCTATGCCGGAAATAAACTTATTGGTGTTGCCGCGCAAAAAGATGACAAAATAGAAAATCCTGAAGAAAAGGATATTTTCAAAATAGGCACGGTGGCCAAAATTCTCAAAATGCTGAAAATGCCCGATGGCAATATTACCGCCATCATTCAAGGGAAACGCAGGTTCGAAATCATCGAAATGTTACAAACCGAGCCTTATTTTGTGGCAAAAGTATCTCCCATTACTCATGCTGAAATGCCCAAAGACGAAAAATTTAAAGCTCTGGTATCGACCATCCGCGATTTGGCTTTACAAATCATAAAATTATCGCCCAACATTCCCTCAGAAGCTTCCATTGCTATCAAAAATATCGAAAGTCCATTTTTTTTGATAAATTTCATCGCATCCAATCTCAATATTAAAGTTGAAGAAAAACAAGCCCTGCTCGAAGAAATCAACATCACCAACCGCGCCGAAAAAGTGCTTCATCATCTGTCTATGGAGCATAAATTATTGTTGATGAAGCATGAAATTCAAAGCAAAGTTAAAAGCGACCTTGATCGTCAACAACGGGAATTTTTTCTAAATCAGCAATTGAAACAAATACAGGAAGAGCTTGGAGGAACTCCACAAGAACTTGAAATAAAGGCCTTTAAAGAAAAGGCTGCCAAAAAAAAGTGGCCTAGTCATGCCAAAGAAAGATTTGAAAAAGAAATTGAAAAACTTCAACGTCTCAATCCTGCCGCAGCCGAATATTCAATTCAAGTAAACTATATCGAAACATTGTTGGATCTGCCATGGAATCATTATACCCGCGACAGATTCGATTTAAAGCGTGCACAAAGAATTCTCGACCGCGATCATTTCGGATTGGAAAAAGTAAAAGAAAGAATCATTGAACATTTGGCTGTGTTGAAACTCAAAAAAAACATGAAAGCCCCGATTTTATGTTTATACGGCCCTCCGGGAGTAGGGAAAACGTCTCTTGGGCGATCCATTGCCGAAGCCCTCGGAAGAAAATATGTCAGAATGTCGCTGGGCGGATTGCACGATGAAGCTGAGATTCGCGGCCACCGCAAAACATATATTGGTGCCATGCCGGGGAGAATTATTCAAAACATCAAAAAAGCCCAATCATCCAATCCTGTATTCATTTTAGATGAAATTGACAAGCTTGGGCGCGACATTCATGGTGACCCTTCTTCGGCATTGCTCGAAGTGCTCGATCCGGAACAAAACAAAGCATTTTATGACAACTTCCTGGAGATCGAATACGATCTGTCAAGAGTATTGTTCATTGCCACGGCAAACAACTTGTCAACCATTCAACCGGCTTTGCTCGACCGCATGGAGATAATTGAAATTAACGGATATACCATTGAAGAAAAAATAGAAATAGCAAAAAGGCATTTAATCCCAAAATTGTTGGTTGAACATGGCATGCAAAAAAACGAAATTGAAATTCTTCCCGAAACTATCGAAAAAATCATCAATGAGCACACCCGCGAATCAGGTGTAAGAGGGCTTGAAAAAAAACTTGCCAAAATCATTCGCAATCGTGCCAAAAGTAAAGCACTGGGTGAGAAATTTGAAAAAATTGTTCATGCCGAGGAAATTGAAAATATACTTGGTCCGGGACATTCGTTGGACAAATATCAAGGGAACGATGTGGCAGGTGTGGTGACCGGACTTGCCTGGACGCCCACCGGAGGGGATATTTTGTTTGTCGAAGTTGGTCTTAGCCCGGGCAAAGGCAAATTGACCATTACAGGAAACCTTGGAGATGTGATGAAAGAATCAGCCACTATTGCCTTTCATTATTTTAAGTCCATTGCAAATAAATTTCATATTGCCCCGGAGGTCTTCGACAAATGGGATGTGCATATACACGTGCCCGAAGGTGCTATTCCGAAAGACGGACCATCGGCAGGCATCACGATGCTTACTGCAATTGCATCGGCATTTACACAAAGAAAAGTAAAAAGCAAACTTGCCATGACAGGAGAAATCACTTTGAGAGGACGAGTGTTGGCTGTAGGGGGTATTAAAGAGAAAATACTGGCTGCAAAAAGAGCCGGTATCAAAGAGATAATTCTTTCTGTGGACAACGAAAAAGATGTAAAAGAGATTAAACCACAATATATTAAAGGGCTGAATTTCACCTATGTCGAAAAAATGGATGAAGTGCTCGAAAAAGCTTTGCTGAAACAAACAGTCAAATCGCCTTTGCAATTGGTGTAATATGTAAATAACCCTGGTTGTATTTCATGTGGTCATTTACATAAATGCCATATGCTTCTTACAATGTTGTTTGCAGTAATAAATTGTGTGAGGTTATTTTTTCATC
It contains:
- the mscL gene encoding large-conductance mechanosensitive channel — translated: MGFLKEFKEFAFKGNLIDMAVGFVMGAAFTKLSGSFIKGMVMPLVGLLQGKDMSDWKWVVKQAQTDESGKIIAEEVSVKYGEFLSVLIEFLLVAFVMFLFVKAINAMRKKEEAKPASPPAPSKEELLLTEIRDLLKKNS
- the mutL gene encoding DNA mismatch repair protein MutL produces the protein MLGKIQILPETVANQIAAGEVVQRPASVVKELLENSIDAGSNHIELNVKDSGKTLIQVIDNGEGMSRADARLCFERHATSKITNSEDLFHIHTKGFRGEAMASIASVAQVELFTKTEEENTGTYIEIHGGKLIKEEPVAWNKGTCVNVKNLFFNVPARRKFLGSDSYEWKMIMQEVIRIALAHPDIRFTVTHNKQPVADYMPGQLKQRIIAIFGEKINEKLVPVNTQTDIISITGFIGKPEYSKKHRTEQFFFANQRYIRYPFLHHAVMDAYEDLLPSGENPAYFIFLNCDPSKIDVNIHPTKTEVKFEDEKAIYQILKTTVRQSLGKFQIAPSLDFDRERIFDDLELSPQKIKVPRISFNPDYNPFKTPTVHSNEKSNGSQFPKRADTKQQPSFDQIRSFYDVPDPAASPSDKLIELPSEQNTDDFLVYRHQYILFILNGNLIAIDRFKAHVRVIYEKIIQSLASNEVSTQKLLLPDTFELSDIELIHLQDANEWLQRIGFEIESFGPRTFAIHGVPSFMTHSNYASIIKDVLKEFNIKDQKELKIGHQIALLLAQKTAVRNGTPLKKEENQMILQQWLACEEPLIYPGGGSTVAEIQIKN
- a CDS encoding rhomboid family intramembrane serine protease; its protein translation is MFSSTPPVVKNLLIINILVFLAANILPSTLHIPLDNYLALYYWESNHFQPYQLVTHFFTHTYFFHLFFNMFALWMFGRILETVWGGKEFLMYYFITALSGALIYLGYQTWIYSEMWNLIAQFHNTPSIELFEQFLDKYAPLKIINPEAAAQIQSMLTDWAKNPAQFSGQNDLYEFMQMYYHYRIDTPMIGASGAVFGILLAFGWLFPNTELMLLIPPIPLKAKYFVIIYGAIELYAGINYNPGDNVAHFAHIGGMLGGFVYLYIRKKFKGTLY
- a CDS encoding rhomboid family intramembrane serine protease gives rise to the protein MQPVQWNMLLKLIVVNAVFFLATAILRFIHTGLYTLVIDHLMVSNDFDRWYSLPFALFSYSFLHFEFWHFFFNMLVLFFTGQIFTSFLGENRLLTLYLFGSFAGGLFFLLTALFFDTSDTVFLAGASSAVIAILVATTIYSPNLPVYLFFIGPFPLKYVTLFYVLLLIFGQPGWSLSQTAHIGGIFAGWAYVKWFNLFVWNDIITLHNFKFFKPKPKMKIYDPQREAQNEEKINAILDKISRYGYESLTKQEKDFLFKHSKNRK
- a CDS encoding phosphoesterase, whose translation is MMYWIFFTSIIILNLLIDAIFFYVIKKSSWPSTKSFLYNFILFLSAGGYILMSYLLLSYWLKFYPYKLLRNHLAFFYLACQLSKIIFLTGYFLIYISGQIKKSFYRSPVYNPSRREFISKVSLMAASLPFSTLSFSIIKPFSNKIFHETLYFDNLPEAFEGFKIIQISDLHLGSFLSQEPILQLTRSMKNLQADIVVFTGDLVNEIAEEALDFLPVLKQITSLPVYAILGNHDYGDYFYGKDDLTGKLHNMQLMEEIYQTLGWRLLKNEHVLIEKATDKIALIGVENWGYHARFQKYGDIEKATNNLDLDKYFTILLTHDPTHFEHVVEKQKLNIPLTLSGHTHGMQMGIRTKNFRWSPSAGIYKYWGGLYENENAQKIYVNTGYGYIGMPARIGINPEITLIELRKKK
- the rpmE gene encoding 50S ribosomal protein L31; translated protein: MKKGIHPENYRLVVFKDMSNDYAFLTRSTAQSKETIVWEDGNEYPLIKVEISHKSHPFYTGKMQFVDTAGRIDKFKKRYERHQK
- a CDS encoding glucose-1-phosphate thymidylyltransferase, whose product is MKNIQNLIFTDFYHKDFLPLTFFKPFAELRSGIFTFRQRWELLTNLKTTGYFTENYLLPLYNSPSPGISLIINPNIVPTQKLIEKILQINTGESLWMGDLFIAALTNDIPVDWSDVQGYLKQNTSPSQISNTFEIECFTRPWELFLWNQKMFAIDINLLPEDFVLVNEIPGVFIKGAGIYMHPSAIIQPGTVINATSGPVILDKHSEIMEGCMIRGPFYLGEHAQLKMGAKIYGPTTIGPYCKVGGEVNNSIFTAYSNKAHDGFIGNSVIGEWVNLGADTNNSNLKNNYSEITVWSYKENGWINTGLQFCGLIMGDHAKSAINTQFNTGTVCGPFANIFMPGFPPKHIPAFSWGGHRSNKFQLDKAIEMIHRVMERRQVKPTEEYLMIVEHVYQHLT
- the lon gene encoding Lon protease — protein: MNADNFFIPNILDEEVEFVPLMTEDDEEKMNNEEVPQTLPILPLRNTVLFPGIVIPITVGRDKSIHLIKDAYAGNKLIGVAAQKDDKIENPEEKDIFKIGTVAKILKMLKMPDGNITAIIQGKRRFEIIEMLQTEPYFVAKVSPITHAEMPKDEKFKALVSTIRDLALQIIKLSPNIPSEASIAIKNIESPFFLINFIASNLNIKVEEKQALLEEINITNRAEKVLHHLSMEHKLLLMKHEIQSKVKSDLDRQQREFFLNQQLKQIQEELGGTPQELEIKAFKEKAAKKKWPSHAKERFEKEIEKLQRLNPAAAEYSIQVNYIETLLDLPWNHYTRDRFDLKRAQRILDRDHFGLEKVKERIIEHLAVLKLKKNMKAPILCLYGPPGVGKTSLGRSIAEALGRKYVRMSLGGLHDEAEIRGHRKTYIGAMPGRIIQNIKKAQSSNPVFILDEIDKLGRDIHGDPSSALLEVLDPEQNKAFYDNFLEIEYDLSRVLFIATANNLSTIQPALLDRMEIIEINGYTIEEKIEIAKRHLIPKLLVEHGMQKNEIEILPETIEKIINEHTRESGVRGLEKKLAKIIRNRAKSKALGEKFEKIVHAEEIENILGPGHSLDKYQGNDVAGVVTGLAWTPTGGDILFVEVGLSPGKGKLTITGNLGDVMKESATIAFHYFKSIANKFHIAPEVFDKWDVHIHVPEGAIPKDGPSAGITMLTAIASAFTQRKVKSKLAMTGEITLRGRVLAVGGIKEKILAAKRAGIKEIILSVDNEKDVKEIKPQYIKGLNFTYVEKMDEVLEKALLKQTVKSPLQLV